A single Amia ocellicauda isolate fAmiCal2 chromosome 9, fAmiCal2.hap1, whole genome shotgun sequence DNA region contains:
- the ctcf gene encoding transcriptional repressor CTCF isoform X2 produces MKFSLLVQVIPMEAEPTETVVDEGDAFKGKERKTYQRRREGGAEEEVGEMIQGQPDGDEEQHPGGEVDMVQDVNVNVNSNVEMVMMEQLDPTLLQMKTEVMETAVHPEAGETTVDDTQIITLQVVNMEEQPISLGELQLVQVPVPVSVPVSTTTVDELQGTYENMPKEGEPVICHTLPLPEGFQVVKVGANGEVETVEQEELQQQQQQQQQQQQNEDSSWAKDPDYQPPVKKVKKVKKSKLRYNTEEGKDMDVSVYDFEEEQQEGLLSEVNAEKVVGNMKPPKPTKIKKKGVKKTFQCELCSYTCPRRSNLDRHMKSHTDERPHKCHLCGRAFRTVTLLRNHLNTHTGTRPHKCPDCDMAFVTSGELVRHRRYKHTHEKPFKCSMCDYASVEVSKLKRHIRSHTGERPFQCSLCSYASRDTYKLKRHMRTHSGEKPYECYICHARFTQSGTMKMHILQKHTENVAKFHCPHCDTVIARKSDLGVHLRKQHSYIEQGKKCRYCEAVFHERYALIQHQKSHKNEKRFKCDQCEYACRQERHMVMHKRTHTGEKPYACSHCDKTFRQKQLLDMHFRRYHDPNFVPTSFVCTKCGKTFTRRNTMARHAENCTGPDSVEGENGGTPKKSKVGRKKKMRSKKDDEDDDSDDHVDPELDDIDEEDEDDLLATSEGDVVEVDEEPPTPVPAQLPPAKRKRGRPPGKANAPKTAPPAIIQVEDESTGTIENIIVEVKKEPEIAAEEPESEAVQLPVVDTAPNGDLTPEMILSMMDR; encoded by the exons ATGAAGTTTTCATTACTGGTGCAG GTTATTCCCATGGAAGCTGAACCAACTGAGACGGTCGTGGATGAGGGCGACGCCTTCAAGGGGAAGGAGCGCAAGACCTACCAGCGGAGACGAGAGGGGGGTGcagaggaggaggtgggggagaTGATCCAGGGCCAACCCgatggggatgaggagcagcaTCCCGGCGGAGAGGTGGATATGGTGCAGGACGTCAACGTGAACGTCAACAGCAATGTGGAGATGGTGATGATGGAGCAGTTGGACCCCACGCTGCTGCAGATGAAGACCGAGGTGATGGAGACGGCCGTGCACCCGGAGGCCGGTGAGACCACGGTGGACGACACCCAAATAATCACCCTGCAGGTGGTCAACATGGAGGAGCAGCCCATCAGCCTGGGCGAGCTGCAGCTGGTGCAGGTCCCAGTGCCTGTCTCAGTGCCTGTCAGCACCACCACTGTGGATGAGCTGCAGGGCACCTACGAGAACATGCCCAAGGAGGGAGAGCCAGTCATCTGCCACACCCTGCCACTTCCCGAGGGCTTCCAGGTGGTCAAAGTGGGGGCCAATGGGGAGGTGGAGACCGTGGAGCAGGAAgagctccagcagcagcagcaacagcagcagcagcagcagcagaacgAAGACAGCTCCTGGGCCAAGGACCCCGACTACCAGCCCCCGGTCAAGAAGGTCAAGAAGGTCAAAAAGAGCAAGCTGCGCTATAACACCGAGGAGGGCAAAGACATGGATGTGTCAGTCTATGACTTTGAggaggagcagcaggagggGCTGCTGTCGGAGGTCAACGCAGAGAAGGTGGTGGGCAACATGAAACCGCCCAAGCCCACTAAGATCAAGAAGAAAG GAGTGAAGAAGACATTCCAGTGTGAGCTGTGCAGCTACACTTGCCCTCGCCGGTCCAACCTGGACAGGCACATGAAGAGCCACACTGATGAGCGGCCCCACAAGTGTCACCTGTGCGGCCGGGCCTTCAGGACCGTCACGCTGCTGCGCAACCATCTGAACACCCACACAG GAACCAGGCCGCACAAGTGCCCTGACTGTGACATGGCGTTCGTGACAAGCGGGGAGCTGGTCAGACATCGCCGCTACAAGCACACCCATGAGAAACCGTTCAAGTGCTCTATGTGCGACTATGCCAGTGTAGAG GTCAGTAAATTAAAGCGCCACATCCGCTCCCACACCGGAGAGCGGCCATTCCAGTGCAGCTTGTGCAGCTATGCCAGCAGGGACACCTACAAACTGAAGAGACACATGAGGACCCACTCAG GAGAGAAGCCTTATGAGTGCTACATCTGCCATGCACGCTTCACCCAGAGTGGCACCATGAAGATGCACATTTTGCAGAAACACACGGAGAATGTGGCCAAATTCCACTGCCCACACTGTGATACGGTCATCGCCAGGAAGAGTGACCTAG GCGTTCACCTGAGGAAGCAGCACTCGTACATCGAGCAGGGAAAGAAGTGCCGTTACTGTGAGGCTGTGTTCCACGAGCGCTACGCCCTCATCCAGCACCAGAAATCCCACAAGAACGAGAAGCGCTTCAAGTGTGACCAGTGCGAGTATGCCTGTCGACAG GAGCGCCACATGGTCATGCACAAACGCACTCACACGGGAGAGAAGCCTTATGCCTGCAGCCATTGCGACAAAACCTTCCGTCAGAAGCAGCTCCTGGACATGCACTTCAGGCGCTACCATGACCCCAATTTTGTGCCCACTTCCTTCGTGTGTACCAAATGTGGCAAAACCTTTACACGCAGG AACACCATGGCGAGACACGCGGAGAACTGCACTGGGCCAGACTCTGTGGAAGGGGAGAATGGAGGAACTCCCAAGAAGAGCAAAGTGGGAAGGAAGAAGAAAATGCGAAGCAAAAAGGATGACGAGGATGACGATAGTG ATGACCATGTGGACCCTGAGCTTGATGACATCgacgaggaggatgaggatgaccTCCTGGCTACGTCCGAGGGCGATGTGGTggaggtggatgaggagccaCCCACCCCTGTGCCGGCCCAGCTCCCCCCGGCCAAAAGGAAACGGGGCCGACCGCCCGGCAAGGCTAACGCGCCAAAAACAGCCCCTC CAGCCATCATCCAGGTGGAGGATGAGAGCACGGGCACCATTGAGAACATCATCGTGGAGGTGAAGAAGGAGCCGGAGATTGCCGCGGAGGAGCCGGAGAGCGAGGCTGTGCAGCTGCCCGTGGTCGATACGGCTCCCAACGGAGACCTGACACCCGAGATGATTCTCAGCATGATGGACCGGTGA
- the ctcf gene encoding transcriptional repressor CTCF isoform X3, protein MEAEPTETVVDEGDAFKGKERKTYQRRREGGAEEEVGEMIQGQPDGDEEQHPGGEVDMVQDVNVNVNSNVEMVMMEQLDPTLLQMKTEVMETAVHPEAGETTVDDTQIITLQVVNMEEQPISLGELQLVQVPVPVSVPVSTTTVDELQGTYENMPKEGEPVICHTLPLPEGFQVVKVGANGEVETVEQEELQQQQQQQQQQQQNEDSSWAKDPDYQPPVKKVKKVKKSKLRYNTEEGKDMDVSVYDFEEEQQEGLLSEVNAEKVVGNMKPPKPTKIKKKGVKKTFQCELCSYTCPRRSNLDRHMKSHTDERPHKCHLCGRAFRTVTLLRNHLNTHTGTRPHKCPDCDMAFVTSGELVRHRRYKHTHEKPFKCSMCDYASVEVSKLKRHIRSHTGERPFQCSLCSYASRDTYKLKRHMRTHSGEKPYECYICHARFTQSGTMKMHILQKHTENVAKFHCPHCDTVIARKSDLGVHLRKQHSYIEQGKKCRYCEAVFHERYALIQHQKSHKNEKRFKCDQCEYACRQERHMVMHKRTHTGEKPYACSHCDKTFRQKQLLDMHFRRYHDPNFVPTSFVCTKCGKTFTRRNTMARHAENCTGPDSVEGENGGTPKKSKVGRKKKMRSKKDDEDDDSDDHVDPELDDIDEEDEDDLLATSEGDVVEVDEEPPTPVPAQLPPAKRKRGRPPGKANAPKTAPPAAIIQVEDESTGTIENIIVEVKKEPEIAAEEPESEAVQLPVVDTAPNGDLTPEMILSMMDR, encoded by the exons ATGGAAGCTGAACCAACTGAGACGGTCGTGGATGAGGGCGACGCCTTCAAGGGGAAGGAGCGCAAGACCTACCAGCGGAGACGAGAGGGGGGTGcagaggaggaggtgggggagaTGATCCAGGGCCAACCCgatggggatgaggagcagcaTCCCGGCGGAGAGGTGGATATGGTGCAGGACGTCAACGTGAACGTCAACAGCAATGTGGAGATGGTGATGATGGAGCAGTTGGACCCCACGCTGCTGCAGATGAAGACCGAGGTGATGGAGACGGCCGTGCACCCGGAGGCCGGTGAGACCACGGTGGACGACACCCAAATAATCACCCTGCAGGTGGTCAACATGGAGGAGCAGCCCATCAGCCTGGGCGAGCTGCAGCTGGTGCAGGTCCCAGTGCCTGTCTCAGTGCCTGTCAGCACCACCACTGTGGATGAGCTGCAGGGCACCTACGAGAACATGCCCAAGGAGGGAGAGCCAGTCATCTGCCACACCCTGCCACTTCCCGAGGGCTTCCAGGTGGTCAAAGTGGGGGCCAATGGGGAGGTGGAGACCGTGGAGCAGGAAgagctccagcagcagcagcaacagcagcagcagcagcagcagaacgAAGACAGCTCCTGGGCCAAGGACCCCGACTACCAGCCCCCGGTCAAGAAGGTCAAGAAGGTCAAAAAGAGCAAGCTGCGCTATAACACCGAGGAGGGCAAAGACATGGATGTGTCAGTCTATGACTTTGAggaggagcagcaggagggGCTGCTGTCGGAGGTCAACGCAGAGAAGGTGGTGGGCAACATGAAACCGCCCAAGCCCACTAAGATCAAGAAGAAAG GAGTGAAGAAGACATTCCAGTGTGAGCTGTGCAGCTACACTTGCCCTCGCCGGTCCAACCTGGACAGGCACATGAAGAGCCACACTGATGAGCGGCCCCACAAGTGTCACCTGTGCGGCCGGGCCTTCAGGACCGTCACGCTGCTGCGCAACCATCTGAACACCCACACAG GAACCAGGCCGCACAAGTGCCCTGACTGTGACATGGCGTTCGTGACAAGCGGGGAGCTGGTCAGACATCGCCGCTACAAGCACACCCATGAGAAACCGTTCAAGTGCTCTATGTGCGACTATGCCAGTGTAGAG GTCAGTAAATTAAAGCGCCACATCCGCTCCCACACCGGAGAGCGGCCATTCCAGTGCAGCTTGTGCAGCTATGCCAGCAGGGACACCTACAAACTGAAGAGACACATGAGGACCCACTCAG GAGAGAAGCCTTATGAGTGCTACATCTGCCATGCACGCTTCACCCAGAGTGGCACCATGAAGATGCACATTTTGCAGAAACACACGGAGAATGTGGCCAAATTCCACTGCCCACACTGTGATACGGTCATCGCCAGGAAGAGTGACCTAG GCGTTCACCTGAGGAAGCAGCACTCGTACATCGAGCAGGGAAAGAAGTGCCGTTACTGTGAGGCTGTGTTCCACGAGCGCTACGCCCTCATCCAGCACCAGAAATCCCACAAGAACGAGAAGCGCTTCAAGTGTGACCAGTGCGAGTATGCCTGTCGACAG GAGCGCCACATGGTCATGCACAAACGCACTCACACGGGAGAGAAGCCTTATGCCTGCAGCCATTGCGACAAAACCTTCCGTCAGAAGCAGCTCCTGGACATGCACTTCAGGCGCTACCATGACCCCAATTTTGTGCCCACTTCCTTCGTGTGTACCAAATGTGGCAAAACCTTTACACGCAGG AACACCATGGCGAGACACGCGGAGAACTGCACTGGGCCAGACTCTGTGGAAGGGGAGAATGGAGGAACTCCCAAGAAGAGCAAAGTGGGAAGGAAGAAGAAAATGCGAAGCAAAAAGGATGACGAGGATGACGATAGTG ATGACCATGTGGACCCTGAGCTTGATGACATCgacgaggaggatgaggatgaccTCCTGGCTACGTCCGAGGGCGATGTGGTggaggtggatgaggagccaCCCACCCCTGTGCCGGCCCAGCTCCCCCCGGCCAAAAGGAAACGGGGCCGACCGCCCGGCAAGGCTAACGCGCCAAAAACAGCCCCTC CAGCAGCCATCATCCAGGTGGAGGATGAGAGCACGGGCACCATTGAGAACATCATCGTGGAGGTGAAGAAGGAGCCGGAGATTGCCGCGGAGGAGCCGGAGAGCGAGGCTGTGCAGCTGCCCGTGGTCGATACGGCTCCCAACGGAGACCTGACACCCGAGATGATTCTCAGCATGATGGACCGGTGA
- the ctcf gene encoding transcriptional repressor CTCF isoform X1, translating into MKFSLLVQVIPMEAEPTETVVDEGDAFKGKERKTYQRRREGGAEEEVGEMIQGQPDGDEEQHPGGEVDMVQDVNVNVNSNVEMVMMEQLDPTLLQMKTEVMETAVHPEAGETTVDDTQIITLQVVNMEEQPISLGELQLVQVPVPVSVPVSTTTVDELQGTYENMPKEGEPVICHTLPLPEGFQVVKVGANGEVETVEQEELQQQQQQQQQQQQNEDSSWAKDPDYQPPVKKVKKVKKSKLRYNTEEGKDMDVSVYDFEEEQQEGLLSEVNAEKVVGNMKPPKPTKIKKKGVKKTFQCELCSYTCPRRSNLDRHMKSHTDERPHKCHLCGRAFRTVTLLRNHLNTHTGTRPHKCPDCDMAFVTSGELVRHRRYKHTHEKPFKCSMCDYASVEVSKLKRHIRSHTGERPFQCSLCSYASRDTYKLKRHMRTHSGEKPYECYICHARFTQSGTMKMHILQKHTENVAKFHCPHCDTVIARKSDLGVHLRKQHSYIEQGKKCRYCEAVFHERYALIQHQKSHKNEKRFKCDQCEYACRQERHMVMHKRTHTGEKPYACSHCDKTFRQKQLLDMHFRRYHDPNFVPTSFVCTKCGKTFTRRNTMARHAENCTGPDSVEGENGGTPKKSKVGRKKKMRSKKDDEDDDSDDHVDPELDDIDEEDEDDLLATSEGDVVEVDEEPPTPVPAQLPPAKRKRGRPPGKANAPKTAPPAAIIQVEDESTGTIENIIVEVKKEPEIAAEEPESEAVQLPVVDTAPNGDLTPEMILSMMDR; encoded by the exons ATGAAGTTTTCATTACTGGTGCAG GTTATTCCCATGGAAGCTGAACCAACTGAGACGGTCGTGGATGAGGGCGACGCCTTCAAGGGGAAGGAGCGCAAGACCTACCAGCGGAGACGAGAGGGGGGTGcagaggaggaggtgggggagaTGATCCAGGGCCAACCCgatggggatgaggagcagcaTCCCGGCGGAGAGGTGGATATGGTGCAGGACGTCAACGTGAACGTCAACAGCAATGTGGAGATGGTGATGATGGAGCAGTTGGACCCCACGCTGCTGCAGATGAAGACCGAGGTGATGGAGACGGCCGTGCACCCGGAGGCCGGTGAGACCACGGTGGACGACACCCAAATAATCACCCTGCAGGTGGTCAACATGGAGGAGCAGCCCATCAGCCTGGGCGAGCTGCAGCTGGTGCAGGTCCCAGTGCCTGTCTCAGTGCCTGTCAGCACCACCACTGTGGATGAGCTGCAGGGCACCTACGAGAACATGCCCAAGGAGGGAGAGCCAGTCATCTGCCACACCCTGCCACTTCCCGAGGGCTTCCAGGTGGTCAAAGTGGGGGCCAATGGGGAGGTGGAGACCGTGGAGCAGGAAgagctccagcagcagcagcaacagcagcagcagcagcagcagaacgAAGACAGCTCCTGGGCCAAGGACCCCGACTACCAGCCCCCGGTCAAGAAGGTCAAGAAGGTCAAAAAGAGCAAGCTGCGCTATAACACCGAGGAGGGCAAAGACATGGATGTGTCAGTCTATGACTTTGAggaggagcagcaggagggGCTGCTGTCGGAGGTCAACGCAGAGAAGGTGGTGGGCAACATGAAACCGCCCAAGCCCACTAAGATCAAGAAGAAAG GAGTGAAGAAGACATTCCAGTGTGAGCTGTGCAGCTACACTTGCCCTCGCCGGTCCAACCTGGACAGGCACATGAAGAGCCACACTGATGAGCGGCCCCACAAGTGTCACCTGTGCGGCCGGGCCTTCAGGACCGTCACGCTGCTGCGCAACCATCTGAACACCCACACAG GAACCAGGCCGCACAAGTGCCCTGACTGTGACATGGCGTTCGTGACAAGCGGGGAGCTGGTCAGACATCGCCGCTACAAGCACACCCATGAGAAACCGTTCAAGTGCTCTATGTGCGACTATGCCAGTGTAGAG GTCAGTAAATTAAAGCGCCACATCCGCTCCCACACCGGAGAGCGGCCATTCCAGTGCAGCTTGTGCAGCTATGCCAGCAGGGACACCTACAAACTGAAGAGACACATGAGGACCCACTCAG GAGAGAAGCCTTATGAGTGCTACATCTGCCATGCACGCTTCACCCAGAGTGGCACCATGAAGATGCACATTTTGCAGAAACACACGGAGAATGTGGCCAAATTCCACTGCCCACACTGTGATACGGTCATCGCCAGGAAGAGTGACCTAG GCGTTCACCTGAGGAAGCAGCACTCGTACATCGAGCAGGGAAAGAAGTGCCGTTACTGTGAGGCTGTGTTCCACGAGCGCTACGCCCTCATCCAGCACCAGAAATCCCACAAGAACGAGAAGCGCTTCAAGTGTGACCAGTGCGAGTATGCCTGTCGACAG GAGCGCCACATGGTCATGCACAAACGCACTCACACGGGAGAGAAGCCTTATGCCTGCAGCCATTGCGACAAAACCTTCCGTCAGAAGCAGCTCCTGGACATGCACTTCAGGCGCTACCATGACCCCAATTTTGTGCCCACTTCCTTCGTGTGTACCAAATGTGGCAAAACCTTTACACGCAGG AACACCATGGCGAGACACGCGGAGAACTGCACTGGGCCAGACTCTGTGGAAGGGGAGAATGGAGGAACTCCCAAGAAGAGCAAAGTGGGAAGGAAGAAGAAAATGCGAAGCAAAAAGGATGACGAGGATGACGATAGTG ATGACCATGTGGACCCTGAGCTTGATGACATCgacgaggaggatgaggatgaccTCCTGGCTACGTCCGAGGGCGATGTGGTggaggtggatgaggagccaCCCACCCCTGTGCCGGCCCAGCTCCCCCCGGCCAAAAGGAAACGGGGCCGACCGCCCGGCAAGGCTAACGCGCCAAAAACAGCCCCTC CAGCAGCCATCATCCAGGTGGAGGATGAGAGCACGGGCACCATTGAGAACATCATCGTGGAGGTGAAGAAGGAGCCGGAGATTGCCGCGGAGGAGCCGGAGAGCGAGGCTGTGCAGCTGCCCGTGGTCGATACGGCTCCCAACGGAGACCTGACACCCGAGATGATTCTCAGCATGATGGACCGGTGA